In Paraburkholderia terrae, the following proteins share a genomic window:
- a CDS encoding hydrolase: MLQKLDPQTTALVLVDLQQGILGFAKAPRPAESVLTASAKLAKRFREIGAPVVLVRVGWSHDFGDALKQPVDQPLTLPAGGFPSTWWDFPETLEVDEGDLKITKRQWNAFHGTELDLQLRRRGITTIVLGGISTNIGVESTARAGHELGYTLVLVEDAMSCAAPEHHQASVDHIFPRLGLVRQSGDVIQALAH; the protein is encoded by the coding sequence ATGTTGCAGAAACTCGACCCCCAAACGACCGCGCTCGTTCTGGTTGACCTCCAGCAGGGAATCCTTGGATTCGCAAAGGCCCCGCGCCCCGCCGAGTCTGTGCTGACAGCCTCGGCGAAGCTCGCGAAGCGCTTTCGGGAAATCGGCGCGCCCGTCGTGCTGGTGCGCGTAGGCTGGAGCCACGATTTCGGCGATGCCCTGAAGCAACCCGTCGATCAGCCCCTAACGCTTCCTGCCGGCGGATTTCCCTCGACGTGGTGGGACTTTCCCGAAACGCTCGAAGTAGACGAAGGCGATCTCAAGATCACCAAGCGGCAGTGGAACGCATTTCACGGCACCGAACTTGATCTGCAATTGCGTCGCCGTGGCATCACGACCATTGTGCTCGGCGGAATTTCGACGAATATCGGCGTCGAATCAACAGCGCGAGCCGGCCATGAACTCGGCTATACCCTCGTGCTCGTCGAGGATGCGATGAGCTGCGCAGCGCCGGAGCATCACCAGGCGTCGGTTGATCACATCTTCCCGAGGCTTGGCCTGGTGCGGCAGTCCGGGGATGTGATCCAGGCACTCGCGCACTGA
- a CDS encoding isocitrate lyase/PEP mutase family protein — protein sequence MSLPSTERRGAFRSLVESRRALLVPGTFNALSARVAADAGFAALYITGAGVTNMFLGLPDLGFVGLHEMADHTARIRDAVDLPLIVDADTGYGNALNVRHAVRTLERAGADAIQLEDQVNPKKCGHFAGKAVISTSEMVGKLHAAVDAREDPNLLIVARTDTCAIQGFDAAIERGHRFAEAGADVLFIEAVETIEEMQRLPALIDKPQLINIVIGGKTPTLPQARLAELGFGMVLYANAALQSAVRGMQRALNVLQDAGRLDEDPDLVVPFSERQRLVDKPLYDRLDEKYAAHDE from the coding sequence ATGTCGCTTCCATCCACTGAACGCCGCGGCGCTTTCCGCTCGCTGGTGGAAAGCCGGCGAGCGTTGCTCGTGCCCGGTACGTTCAACGCGCTGAGCGCGCGTGTCGCGGCCGATGCCGGTTTCGCTGCGCTGTATATCACTGGCGCGGGCGTGACGAACATGTTTCTCGGACTTCCGGATCTCGGCTTTGTCGGCCTGCACGAAATGGCTGACCATACGGCGCGTATCCGGGACGCCGTAGACCTGCCGCTCATCGTCGATGCCGATACTGGCTACGGCAACGCGCTCAACGTGCGTCACGCTGTTCGAACCCTGGAACGGGCGGGTGCCGATGCCATCCAGCTCGAAGACCAAGTGAACCCCAAAAAGTGCGGACATTTCGCCGGCAAAGCGGTCATATCGACGAGTGAGATGGTGGGCAAACTGCACGCTGCCGTCGACGCTCGCGAGGATCCCAATCTGCTGATCGTTGCCCGGACCGATACCTGCGCGATCCAAGGATTCGACGCCGCTATTGAACGTGGGCATCGCTTCGCTGAAGCGGGTGCCGATGTCCTCTTCATCGAGGCAGTTGAAACGATCGAGGAGATGCAGCGGTTGCCTGCGCTCATCGACAAGCCTCAGCTCATCAATATCGTGATCGGAGGCAAGACACCGACTTTGCCGCAAGCCAGGCTGGCGGAGCTTGGTTTCGGCATGGTGCTTTACGCCAATGCGGCGCTACAGAGCGCGGTGCGCGGCATGCAACGGGCTTTGAACGTGCTGCAGGACGCAGGGAGGCTCGACGAAGATCCGGACCTTGTGGTGCCGTTTAGCGAGCGTCAGCGTCTCGTCGACAAGCCGCTCTATGACCGCCTCGATGAAAAATACGCTGCCCATGATGAGTAA
- a CDS encoding MFS transporter — protein sequence MNWYRAISATEKRTLWSCFAGWALDGVDTQLFSLVIPTLLVTWGISKGQAGLIGGVTLVAGALGGLLAGMLSDRYGRVRALQITVVWFSLFTFLSAFAQNFEQLLALKALQGVGFGGEWTAGAVLLSETIRAEHRGKAMGIVQSAWGFGWAGAVLLYTLVFSFVSPDWAWRLLFGIGVIPAGLVLYLRRNVAEPPRAVTPIASSGQALTAARSIFDRSVIRSTIIGALIGVGAHGGYHAITTWLPTYLKAERHLSVLGTGGYLAVVITAFICGCFVSAWLQDRIGRRLNVILFAVCCVATVNLYVFLPMGDTAMLFLSFPLGLFAAGIPATLGALFNELYPQGIRGTGVGFCYNFGRIVSAGFPVLVGHMGNSMPLGSALGIDAGIAYGLVVVAALMLPETTNRRIAPVAANAATRA from the coding sequence ATGAACTGGTATCGCGCCATATCGGCGACGGAAAAGCGCACCCTGTGGAGCTGCTTCGCCGGCTGGGCGCTTGACGGCGTGGACACGCAGTTGTTCAGCCTCGTGATCCCGACCCTGCTGGTAACCTGGGGTATCAGCAAGGGGCAGGCAGGGTTGATCGGCGGCGTGACGCTCGTCGCCGGCGCGTTGGGTGGACTGCTCGCGGGCATGCTGTCGGACAGGTACGGCCGCGTGCGCGCGCTGCAGATCACGGTGGTCTGGTTCTCGCTCTTCACCTTCCTGAGCGCGTTCGCGCAGAACTTCGAACAGTTGCTGGCGCTCAAGGCTTTGCAGGGCGTGGGTTTTGGGGGCGAATGGACCGCCGGCGCCGTGCTATTGAGCGAGACCATTCGCGCGGAACATCGCGGCAAGGCGATGGGCATTGTGCAGAGCGCGTGGGGTTTCGGCTGGGCGGGCGCCGTGCTTCTCTACACGCTGGTGTTCTCGTTCGTGTCGCCGGATTGGGCGTGGCGGTTGCTGTTCGGCATCGGCGTGATTCCAGCCGGGCTCGTGCTTTATCTGCGCCGTAACGTAGCTGAACCGCCGCGAGCTGTCACGCCCATCGCGTCGTCCGGGCAGGCGCTGACCGCAGCAAGGAGCATCTTCGACCGATCGGTGATCCGCTCGACGATCATTGGCGCACTGATCGGCGTGGGTGCGCACGGCGGCTATCACGCCATCACTACCTGGCTGCCGACGTACCTCAAGGCAGAGCGGCATCTGTCCGTGCTCGGCACGGGCGGTTATCTCGCCGTCGTCATTACGGCGTTCATATGCGGGTGTTTCGTGAGCGCGTGGCTTCAGGACCGGATCGGTCGTCGGCTCAACGTGATCCTGTTCGCCGTGTGCTGCGTCGCGACGGTCAACCTCTACGTCTTCCTGCCGATGGGAGACACCGCCATGCTGTTCCTCAGCTTCCCGCTGGGCCTCTTCGCAGCAGGCATCCCCGCCACGCTCGGGGCACTCTTCAACGAGCTCTATCCTCAGGGCATCCGCGGCACCGGTGTGGGTTTTTGCTACAACTTCGGACGGATCGTCTCGGCAGGTTTTCCGGTACTGGTCGGACATATGGGCAACTCGATGCCGCTAGGCTCGGCGCTCGGTATCGATGCCGGTATTGCATACGGACTCGTGGTCGTGGCCGCTCTGATGCTGCCGGAAACCACGAACCGCCGGATCGCGCCCGTAGCGGCCAATGCCGCGACCCGTGCCTGA
- a CDS encoding amidohydrolase family protein, translating into MQTQDTTVSDEWYDANDMRVTAIDAHAHVFVRGLPLARQRRHAPDYDATLDAYAGHLLANGVSHAVLVQPSFLGTDNTFFLDVAKRYPQRFRGVAVVDCAVTDAELALLDHTGVVGIRLNLIGLPLPQLSAPDWRRLLTRVNTLGWHVEVHREAVDLHAVVGPLLEQRCTVVVDHFGRPDPYSAASDPGFQYLLSVAGTGRVWVKLSAAYRSASSEDGAALGTSLAGRLLDAYTPERLVWGSDWPHTQHQQLVDYDATRRALDQWVPDATQRESILTRSARTLYRFE; encoded by the coding sequence ATGCAGACGCAAGACACTACAGTGTCAGACGAGTGGTACGACGCCAACGACATGCGAGTCACTGCGATCGACGCCCACGCCCACGTGTTCGTACGCGGCTTGCCGCTTGCCAGGCAGCGTCGCCACGCGCCGGACTACGACGCGACGCTCGATGCCTACGCTGGTCACCTGCTGGCGAATGGTGTCTCCCATGCCGTACTCGTGCAGCCCAGTTTTCTCGGCACGGACAACACCTTTTTCCTCGATGTGGCCAAGCGCTATCCGCAGCGCTTTCGCGGGGTGGCGGTCGTGGATTGCGCGGTCACCGATGCCGAACTCGCGCTGCTCGATCACACAGGCGTGGTGGGTATCCGATTGAATCTGATCGGCTTACCGCTTCCTCAATTGAGCGCACCCGACTGGCGACGATTGCTGACGCGTGTCAATACGCTCGGCTGGCATGTCGAGGTGCATCGTGAGGCGGTGGACTTGCACGCGGTTGTCGGACCGCTGCTGGAGCAGCGCTGCACAGTGGTCGTCGACCACTTCGGCCGGCCCGATCCGTACAGCGCAGCCAGCGATCCGGGCTTCCAATACCTGCTATCGGTTGCTGGGACCGGACGCGTATGGGTGAAGCTGTCGGCGGCTTACCGAAGTGCGTCAAGCGAGGACGGAGCCGCTTTGGGCACCTCCTTGGCAGGCCGGCTGCTCGACGCTTACACGCCCGAGCGGCTGGTCTGGGGCAGCGACTGGCCGCACACGCAGCACCAGCAACTTGTCGATTACGACGCCACCCGACGCGCGCTCGACCAATGGGTCCCTGACGCGACGCAGCGCGAGTCGATCCTCACAAGATCGGCGCGCACGCTTTATCGATTCGAATAG
- a CDS encoding response regulator transcription factor, whose protein sequence is MHVLTVEDDPAAADEIINELRERGLTVDWVDNGPEGMMRAMSGQYAAITLDRMLPGVDGLTILKAIRALGLQTPVLMLSALGDVDERICGLRAGGDDYLTKPFDPGELAARIEVMLRRVSQKPTAQETRLKAGPLEIDLLSRAVTRDGREIELQPTEYRVLEFMMRHAGQAITRTMLFEAVWGYHFNPGTNLINVHVARLRKKIDPPGTQALIQTVRGSGYMLG, encoded by the coding sequence TTGCACGTTTTGACGGTTGAAGATGACCCGGCTGCCGCCGACGAGATAATCAACGAGCTACGTGAGCGCGGCCTCACGGTTGATTGGGTAGATAACGGTCCGGAGGGCATGATGCGGGCGATGAGCGGTCAGTATGCTGCTATTACTCTCGATCGCATGCTGCCGGGAGTGGACGGACTCACTATCTTAAAGGCAATACGCGCGCTTGGTCTTCAGACGCCGGTCCTGATGCTGAGTGCACTTGGCGACGTCGACGAGCGCATTTGCGGACTGCGGGCGGGGGGCGATGACTATCTGACGAAACCATTCGACCCGGGAGAATTGGCCGCACGTATCGAGGTAATGCTTCGGCGGGTTTCCCAAAAACCAACGGCGCAAGAGACGAGACTGAAGGCGGGGCCGCTCGAGATCGATCTGCTGTCGCGCGCCGTGACGCGGGACGGAAGGGAGATCGAGCTTCAGCCCACCGAATATCGGGTACTCGAATTCATGATGCGGCATGCAGGACAAGCCATCACGCGAACCATGCTGTTCGAGGCGGTTTGGGGTTATCACTTTAATCCTGGTACAAACCTCATCAACGTTCACGTTGCACGGTTGCGCAAGAAAATAGATCCGCCAGGTACTCAGGCTCTGATTCAGACCGTGCGTGGCTCAGGCTACATGCTTGGATAG
- a CDS encoding TetR/AcrR family transcriptional regulator, whose amino-acid sequence MASQKSTGTLSAGSGQAKSPQRARGHARVAALLAAASSEFAEKGYDGATMTAIAARAGSSIGSLYQFFPTKDQIAGALIESYLDMLTETFRKLREAAPTLDLSLLASRLTRTFLKFRTIHPAFGVLVETYSYALPGTVGIRETLRGEIESVLAAVAPHLAPAEIGVRAAVIQQLMKAAVAINGDTSLAGRKAAIDELEGLMQHYLHDAIRVAR is encoded by the coding sequence ATGGCCTCACAAAAGTCAACCGGAACATTGAGTGCCGGAAGCGGGCAAGCGAAATCTCCTCAGCGTGCGCGTGGTCACGCGCGGGTCGCGGCGCTCCTCGCGGCGGCAAGCAGTGAATTTGCCGAGAAGGGATACGACGGCGCAACGATGACGGCGATCGCCGCCCGCGCGGGATCGTCGATTGGCTCGCTGTATCAGTTTTTCCCCACAAAGGATCAGATCGCGGGGGCGCTGATCGAAAGCTATCTGGACATGCTCACAGAGACGTTCCGCAAGCTGCGCGAGGCTGCGCCGACACTGGACTTGTCGCTGCTCGCGAGCCGGTTGACGAGAACGTTCCTGAAGTTCCGCACGATCCATCCGGCGTTTGGGGTCCTCGTCGAGACTTACAGTTACGCTCTGCCGGGCACGGTCGGCATCCGGGAAACACTGCGGGGAGAGATCGAATCCGTGCTGGCTGCGGTGGCGCCGCACCTTGCGCCGGCCGAGATCGGTGTCCGTGCCGCGGTGATCCAGCAGCTCATGAAGGCAGCCGTCGCGATTAATGGCGATACCTCGCTGGCCGGTCGTAAGGCGGCGATCGACGAACTGGAAGGCCTGATGCAGCATTACCTGCACGACGCGATCAGGGTGGCCAGATAG
- a CDS encoding FUSC family protein: MRRTSCDRLAIASSPRRRGYQFVASLVSRVAAAIDGTALVRVLAALFPLGVLALVSGKPEWLEVSLVTVSTAIAVDRSRLAPLAVIAHGIAIGAGFMVLMASLASPPLFVGATALLAMGSILVIARGSELRSLGSFTFIPVLYLACESAEGVRQAALIHRGFETLPFIWTAFLPVLLIASIDHYRQHRPEVSWVSHFTKWSTRADIGDRVPYVEAMIAVTLAVGVAAALVEWRHIEHGQWMIWSAASVVTGSAASARLKFRHRITGATVGVPAGILAGLLVPHDAFSRDLIVLAALLTLVCIRPYVLAFGTRCGCAAMAFVVAGQPWTFASERLINVVLGSAIGLLFTLAVHVIARRVKLEGVAS, from the coding sequence ATGCGCCGCACGTCATGTGACCGCCTCGCCATCGCTTCGTCGCCGCGCAGACGCGGTTATCAATTCGTCGCATCGCTCGTGTCGCGCGTTGCTGCCGCGATTGATGGCACGGCACTTGTGCGCGTGTTGGCTGCTCTTTTCCCATTGGGCGTTCTCGCCTTGGTTTCAGGCAAGCCCGAATGGTTGGAGGTTTCGTTGGTGACCGTGTCGACTGCCATTGCCGTGGATCGCTCGCGTCTTGCCCCGCTCGCGGTAATCGCTCACGGGATAGCCATCGGAGCGGGCTTCATGGTATTGATGGCCTCGCTCGCCTCGCCACCGCTGTTTGTCGGAGCCACCGCCCTGCTGGCGATGGGGTCGATACTGGTAATCGCACGGGGAAGCGAGCTGCGTTCGCTCGGCAGCTTTACGTTTATTCCCGTGCTGTACCTCGCCTGCGAGAGCGCCGAAGGGGTCAGGCAGGCGGCGCTTATCCATCGGGGATTCGAAACTCTTCCGTTCATATGGACCGCCTTCTTGCCGGTCCTGCTGATCGCTTCAATCGATCACTATCGCCAACACCGTCCGGAAGTTTCGTGGGTGTCGCACTTCACAAAATGGTCCACGCGCGCCGACATTGGCGATCGTGTTCCATACGTCGAGGCGATGATCGCCGTTACGCTCGCCGTCGGCGTCGCAGCAGCACTCGTGGAGTGGCGGCATATCGAGCATGGACAATGGATGATCTGGTCCGCAGCGAGCGTGGTGACCGGAAGTGCCGCGAGCGCCCGGCTCAAGTTCCGTCATCGCATCACGGGGGCCACTGTCGGTGTGCCGGCCGGTATCCTCGCAGGGTTGCTGGTCCCCCACGACGCCTTCTCGCGAGACCTGATTGTCCTTGCTGCGTTGCTGACACTCGTCTGCATTCGGCCCTACGTCCTTGCATTCGGCACGCGCTGCGGCTGCGCGGCAATGGCGTTCGTGGTTGCTGGCCAGCCGTGGACTTTCGCGAGCGAGCGCTTGATCAATGTAGTGTTGGGCAGCGCGATAGGTTTGCTATTTACGCTGGCCGTACACGTCATCGCGAGGCGCGTCAAATTAGAAGGAGTTGCTTCATGA
- a CDS encoding LysR family transcriptional regulator, with the protein MDTRNLKYFLAVADAGSVTRAADRLNIAQPALSQALTRMEKELGVKLFSRTRRGADLTAAGLAIVEDVRMSVARIDAASHRAREIGAQRAGRLTVGFVSTALFEVLPRAIAALRASVPDVELVLREMSNAEQASALERGEIDIGLLHTPVPVTGRMREKLITREPLIAVLPEMFPLAAGASVSLRELAPHGLVWFPHDQLPGVRAGILSAFRQAGCAVEIAQDANRSLTVLACVAAGCGVSLLPRSVRALQFSGVKLAGIVDGAALPRFELSAIWPARARQTLADRFAELIEAYPATSSL; encoded by the coding sequence ATGGACACGCGCAACCTGAAGTACTTCCTCGCCGTCGCCGATGCCGGCAGTGTTACGCGCGCCGCTGACCGCCTGAACATCGCGCAGCCCGCGCTGAGTCAGGCGCTCACGCGCATGGAGAAGGAACTGGGCGTCAAGCTGTTCAGCCGGACGCGGCGTGGAGCGGACCTCACCGCGGCCGGGCTGGCGATCGTCGAGGATGTGCGGATGAGCGTCGCGCGAATCGACGCCGCCTCGCACCGCGCGCGTGAGATCGGCGCGCAGCGCGCCGGCCGGTTGACGGTGGGCTTCGTGTCGACGGCGCTGTTCGAGGTGCTGCCGCGCGCGATCGCGGCGCTGCGCGCGTCGGTGCCAGATGTCGAATTGGTGCTGCGCGAGATGAGCAATGCCGAGCAGGCGAGCGCGCTTGAGAGAGGCGAAATCGATATTGGCTTGCTGCATACACCGGTGCCAGTCACGGGCAGGATGCGCGAGAAGCTAATCACGCGGGAGCCACTGATTGCAGTGTTGCCTGAGATGTTTCCCCTGGCGGCTGGTGCGAGTGTGTCGTTACGTGAGCTCGCACCGCACGGGCTCGTATGGTTTCCACACGACCAGTTGCCCGGCGTTCGCGCGGGCATTCTGAGCGCGTTCCGGCAGGCGGGTTGCGCGGTGGAGATCGCGCAGGACGCGAATCGGTCGCTGACTGTGCTCGCGTGCGTGGCCGCAGGGTGCGGTGTGTCACTGCTGCCGCGTTCAGTGCGGGCGTTGCAATTCAGCGGAGTAAAGCTGGCCGGGATCGTCGATGGCGCCGCGCTGCCGCGTTTCGAACTCAGCGCAATCTGGCCAGCACGTGCCAGACAGACGCTCGCCGACCGTTTCGCGGAATTGATAGAGGCTTACCCTGCAACTTCGTCGTTGTAG
- a CDS encoding MFS transporter — MTVPGMEGPSTRPPKLRSIVGGLAGNLIEWYDFLAYSIFSIYFAKAFFPSGNATVQLMNAAAIAAVGYVARPLGSWLIGLYADRRGRKSALTRSVSVMCIGSLIIAITPGYATIGVFAPAILILARLLQGLSMGGEYGTSATYLSEIAPVNRRGFYLGFLQVSVVAGQLLALGLLLVMQHVLFTSGQIDRWAWRIPFVIGGALALFALYMRRNVVESEAFQHSGTRRGPPISREMLLHWRQLLLAVGITVGGTVGFYTYTVYMQKFLVNTVGLGTETATLVSASALLLYMPLQPLFGLASDILGRRPVLIFFGLSCTLFSVPIFSVLAHTHDPLVAFALSFCGLFMLSGFTSVHMLAKTELFPARIRALAVGLPYALTTAILGGTTEFVALKFKSIGHEHYFYWYVTAWSAISLIVYLKMPETHVRSTELELQKAIEV, encoded by the coding sequence ATGACCGTCCCTGGAATGGAAGGACCTTCAACTCGACCACCGAAATTGCGATCCATCGTAGGCGGTTTGGCGGGCAATCTGATCGAGTGGTACGACTTTCTCGCGTACAGCATCTTTTCCATCTACTTCGCCAAAGCGTTCTTTCCCAGCGGTAACGCGACAGTCCAGTTGATGAACGCGGCGGCAATCGCGGCCGTAGGTTACGTGGCTCGTCCGCTCGGCAGTTGGCTGATCGGCCTGTATGCGGATCGCCGAGGTCGTAAATCGGCACTGACCAGATCGGTATCGGTGATGTGCATTGGTTCGCTGATCATCGCCATTACGCCAGGATATGCAACTATCGGCGTTTTCGCCCCCGCCATTCTGATCCTTGCGCGGCTGCTGCAGGGCTTGAGCATGGGCGGCGAATACGGCACGAGCGCGACTTACCTCAGCGAGATCGCGCCGGTGAATCGTCGAGGTTTCTACCTTGGCTTTCTGCAGGTCAGCGTGGTCGCGGGTCAGTTGCTGGCCCTTGGTCTGCTACTGGTCATGCAGCACGTGCTGTTTACCTCCGGGCAGATCGACCGATGGGCATGGAGAATACCGTTTGTCATCGGTGGAGCGCTTGCATTGTTCGCGCTCTACATGCGGCGCAACGTCGTGGAAAGCGAGGCATTCCAACACAGTGGGACGCGGCGCGGTCCACCCATCAGCCGTGAAATGCTGCTCCACTGGCGACAACTGCTATTGGCGGTCGGGATTACCGTGGGCGGGACTGTGGGCTTCTATACCTACACCGTCTATATGCAGAAGTTCCTCGTCAATACCGTCGGACTCGGCACGGAAACGGCCACGCTTGTCTCAGCTTCAGCGCTGCTGCTGTATATGCCGTTGCAACCGCTTTTTGGCCTCGCTTCCGACATTCTGGGACGGCGGCCCGTCCTGATCTTTTTTGGACTGAGTTGTACGCTGTTTTCCGTGCCCATCTTCAGTGTGCTCGCCCACACGCACGATCCACTGGTGGCGTTTGCATTATCGTTTTGCGGGCTCTTCATGCTGAGTGGCTTCACATCGGTCCACATGCTGGCTAAGACCGAACTGTTTCCCGCGCGCATTCGAGCGTTGGCCGTAGGCCTGCCCTATGCCCTGACCACGGCCATCCTCGGCGGCACAACCGAATTCGTCGCCTTGAAGTTCAAGTCGATCGGACACGAGCACTATTTTTATTGGTACGTCACCGCATGGTCCGCAATCTCCCTGATCGTCTATCTGAAGATGCCGGAAACGCACGTGCGCAGTACCGAACTTGAACTTCAAAAGGCGATCGAAGTATGA
- a CDS encoding MFS transporter produces MRAAGKYKVLLIIWLLQFVNYLDRINLSIAAPTMMRGLKLNPNVFGFILAAFTFGYAIAQIPGGYLADRFGARCMLIASPILWSVFTGMTGFASTLIALVAVRVLFGASEGLSNGASFKLIGDNFASHERSAANAAYLSALALGPAFIAPVAVWFLTHTGWQGMFRWLSLPGLVMALLIRWVIPKQSPTAPAYRTSLSADGPRKGLREIVRQPTSWLIFVAYLAFNVAFWAYLGWMPSYLSIARHIDLKALGVAASIPYLFGAAGMIAFGWIGSRSLYRYRCLLIAVIYICTAVSLYVTYNLASSAQSIAGLSVSAFFLYGGFGPVWSVVLDLTPENLRGAFSGFVNLGGQVGGFFAPIVVGYAVSATGSFTGGFLFMIVALFISALCFTILHTVRKGHHHKHISRELA; encoded by the coding sequence ATGAGAGCAGCCGGCAAGTACAAGGTGCTTCTGATTATCTGGCTACTCCAATTCGTCAACTATCTCGACCGCATCAACCTGTCGATCGCAGCACCTACCATGATGCGCGGACTAAAGTTGAACCCAAATGTGTTCGGCTTTATCCTTGCTGCGTTCACATTTGGTTACGCGATTGCGCAGATCCCTGGTGGCTATCTGGCTGACCGTTTCGGCGCCCGATGCATGCTCATCGCAAGCCCGATTCTGTGGAGCGTCTTTACCGGCATGACGGGATTCGCCTCGACGCTTATCGCGCTGGTGGCTGTGCGGGTCCTCTTCGGCGCATCGGAAGGCTTGTCGAACGGCGCAAGCTTCAAGCTGATTGGCGATAACTTTGCGTCTCATGAGCGCTCTGCCGCGAATGCGGCGTATCTCTCTGCGCTGGCGCTTGGGCCCGCGTTCATTGCACCGGTTGCTGTGTGGTTCCTGACGCACACCGGCTGGCAGGGCATGTTTCGCTGGCTTTCGCTGCCGGGCCTGGTCATGGCGCTGTTGATCCGGTGGGTGATTCCGAAGCAATCCCCGACCGCTCCGGCCTACCGCACAAGCCTGTCTGCCGACGGGCCTCGAAAGGGCCTGCGAGAGATCGTTCGTCAACCGACATCGTGGCTCATATTTGTTGCCTATCTCGCATTCAATGTCGCGTTTTGGGCTTACCTCGGCTGGATGCCGAGTTATCTGTCAATCGCGCGCCATATCGATCTGAAAGCCCTGGGCGTCGCGGCGTCGATTCCGTATCTGTTTGGCGCAGCCGGAATGATCGCGTTTGGCTGGATCGGCAGTCGATCGCTGTATCGATACCGTTGCCTTCTCATTGCCGTGATCTACATTTGCACGGCGGTGTCGCTCTACGTCACATACAACCTTGCCTCGAGCGCGCAAAGCATTGCCGGCCTGTCGGTATCGGCGTTTTTTCTGTACGGAGGGTTCGGCCCGGTGTGGTCGGTTGTGCTCGACTTGACGCCTGAGAATCTGCGCGGGGCCTTTTCCGGATTCGTCAACCTCGGCGGCCAGGTGGGTGGATTTTTCGCGCCAATTGTCGTTGGCTACGCGGTATCTGCGACCGGATCGTTCACAGGTGGCTTTCTCTTCATGATCGTGGCCTTGTTCATCTCAGCGCTTTGCTTCACGATCCTCCACACAGTGCGCAAGGGTCATCACCATAAGCACATCTCGCGTGAACTTGCATAG